AGAGCTTTCGTTTCGGGCAACACAGGTTAGTTTATACAGGAGATTGATCCCTGAAGTTCATAATGGTATTAGTGCTTCTATGTCAAACAGGGAGGTTTCATCAAGACTGAAGAGTAGTAGCCCTGTTTTGGGAGAAGAAGTGGTAGGTTTCGATGATGAAGCAACAGCAGTGCTGGATAGGCTTACCGGGGAACAGAAGCAACTGGAACTGGAAGTGATTTCCCTTGTTGGCGTGGCAGGTATTGGCAAGactacttttgcaaaaagaTTGTATAACGATTCACGAGTTCTTCATCACTTCCATGTTCGTGCATGGACTCGTGGGCCTCAACTAAATGAGGAAATGAACGCGTTGCATGACTTGTTGACTTGTGTCACAAATGATAACTACTCTCTGCATAAAATGTATCCTCACGAAATGGGAGAGAAGCTACACAAGTTACTCAAGGGGAAGAGGTATTTGATTGTCATTGATGGTATTTGGGATTCATTGTCTTGGAAGTTGTTCTTCATGAAGTATTTTCCAGATGATAGCAACGGAAGTAAAGTACTGATTACAAGTAGGACGAAGGATGTTGTTCTGAAAATAAGCCCAAACAGCTCCCCTCAGGTTTTGCAATTTCTAAGCCAGGACGAAAGTTGGGAATTATTTGAAAGTAAAGTTTTTATTGATGAAAGTTGCCCCCAAGAGTTGATGGAATTGGGGAAGGAAATGGTTGCAAAATGCAGAGGACTACCTCTTGCGATTGTTGTTTTAGCTGGAGTtgcaaagcaagaaaaatcaCCGGAGTGGTGGATGCATATAGTTACAGACATAGCTTCACCTACTCGTGGTAAAGAGCAGTTCATGGACATCTTAGCATTCGGCTATGATCACCTGCCTAATTGGTTGAAACCGTGCTTTCTTTATCTTGGATCATTTCCTCAAGGCTATGAAATTCTTGTGAAGAAAATAGTGTGGTCATGGATTGCAGAGGGGTTTGTAAAACAGAATGGGGAAAAATGGTTGGAAGAGCTGGCAGAGGAATATCTAACAGATCTTGTTGACAGAAATCTGATTGCAGTTTCCAAGAGAAAGTCCAATGGTGGGATAAAGACTTGTCAAGTCCATGACCTGTTGAGAGATTTGTGTGTCAAGAAAGCCAAGGATAACTTATTCCTGCAACCAATTTGTGGACATAAACAAATTTCTCTATTCTCACCTTCTCGTCCTACCTTGTATGACCACTGCTATAAAGGTGTCCGGGAAATTGAAGCAAAACTACCTTATGTAAGCTCACGCCCACAAAATATTAAATGCTTTCATTCTTATGATTTCCACTACATACCTCCAAATGATGTCAAATTCACACACATAGATATCTCCCTTCAGCAGAAAAACTCGCTTGTCTATAAACTTCTCAGAGTATTGGATTTAGGATACATCATCCTGGACCACTTTCCTGTTAACATACTGGAGCTTGTTCATTTGAACTACTTGGCTCTTAGGATTTATAACCTTCAAAAGCTACCACCCTTGTCTAAACTTTGGAACCTAGAAACCCTCATTCTTGTCACAGAAAAGGGACAAATTGTCACTTTACCAGAAGATATTTGGCAAATGGTAAAGTTGAGGCATTTGCATTATTCAGGGGAACTGGAATTTGAAAGTGCAAGTTTGAGTTCTTCAACTCCCTTTGTGCTGTACAATCTACAAACTATCTCTCAGGTACGTCCTTCAAGTTCTATACAGGAGGTATTGGCAAGAATGCCCAATCTTGTAAACTTAGGATGCCATTTAACATTATCAGATGCTATGAAACATGCTCAGTTCCCTGATCTTTCCAGATTAAGAATGCTAGAAACGTTAACATTTGATTATCAGACTTTAAAAATGGCAAAATTCTTTTTACCTCAACCAAGTAAGTTTCCTCCAAACTTGAAGAAGCTGACTCTGGTAGGTAGTTACGTAGACTGGAAAGAAATGTCAATCATTGGGATGCTACCAAACTTAGAGGTTCTCAAAATAAAGGATAATTTCTTCAATGCACCACGTTGGGAAGTGATGGATGAGGCTTTTTCTCATCTCAAGTTCTTGAAACTTTCAAACACTGATCTTCAACAATGGAGTGCCTCAAGTAGCAGCTTCCCTTGCCTCCAGCAGTTGGTGCTAGATGGATGTCCAAATTT
This portion of the Coffea eugenioides isolate CCC68of chromosome 11, Ceug_1.0, whole genome shotgun sequence genome encodes:
- the LOC113752355 gene encoding putative late blight resistance protein homolog R1B-17 codes for the protein MKDSPSNFNILQSFFLRQIRDVVLKILDATDSYINNALANSNGISGADIAISFQHSSELSFRATQVSLYRRLIPEVHNGISASMSNREVSSRLKSSSPVLGEEVVGFDDEATAVLDRLTGEQKQLELEVISLVGVAGIGKTTFAKRLYNDSRVLHHFHVRAWTRGPQLNEEMNALHDLLTCVTNDNYSLHKMYPHEMGEKLHKLLKGKRYLIVIDGIWDSLSWKLFFMKYFPDDSNGSKVLITSRTKDVVLKISPNSSPQVLQFLSQDESWELFESKVFIDESCPQELMELGKEMVAKCRGLPLAIVVLAGVAKQEKSPEWWMHIVTDIASPTRGKEQFMDILAFGYDHLPNWLKPCFLYLGSFPQGYEILVKKIVWSWIAEGFVKQNGEKWLEELAEEYLTDLVDRNLIAVSKRKSNGGIKTCQVHDLLRDLCVKKAKDNLFLQPICGHKQISLFSPSRPTLYDHCYKGVREIEAKLPYVSSRPQNIKCFHSYDFHYIPPNDVKFTHIDISLQQKNSLVYKLLRVLDLGYIILDHFPVNILELVHLNYLALRIYNLQKLPPLSKLWNLETLILVTEKGQIVTLPEDIWQMVKLRHLHYSGELEFESASLSSSTPFVLYNLQTISQVRPSSSIQEVLARMPNLVNLGCHLTLSDAMKHAQFPDLSRLRMLETLTFDYQTLKMAKFFLPQPSKFPPNLKKLTLVGSYVDWKEMSIIGMLPNLEVLKIKDNFFNAPRWEVMDEAFSHLKFLKLSNTDLQQWSASSSSFPCLQQLVLDGCPNLQEMPSSFRSIDTLEAIELYYSSQSVADSARQIQDSQRYMGNDGLKVLIHPQFEEQ